A DNA window from Pongo abelii isolate AG06213 chromosome 2, NHGRI_mPonAbe1-v2.0_pri, whole genome shotgun sequence contains the following coding sequences:
- the LRRC15 gene encoding leucine-rich repeat-containing protein 15 isoform X1 — translation MPLDKAMPLKHYLLLLVGCQAWGAGLAYHGCPSECTCSRASQVECTGARIVAVPTPLPWNAMSLQILNTHITELNESPFLNISALIALRIEKNELSRIMPGAFRNLGSLRYLSLANNKLQVLPIGLFQGLDSLESLLLSSNQLVQIQPAHFSQCSNLKELQLHGNHLEYIPDGAFDHLVGLTKLNLGKNSLTHISPRVFQHLGNLQVLRLYENRLTDIPMGTFDGLVNLQELALQQNQIGLLSPGLFHNNHNLQRLYLSNNHISQLPPSIFMQLPQLNRLTLFGNSLKELSPGIFGPMPNLQELWLYDNHITSLPDNVFSNLRQLQVLILSRNQISFISPGAFNGLTELRELSLHTNALRDLDGNVFRMLANLQNISLQNNRLRQLPGNIFANVNGLMTIQLQNNQLENLPLGIFDHLGKLCELRLYDNPWRCDSDILPLRNWLLLNQPRLGMDSVPVCFSPANVRGQSLIIINVNVAVPSVRVPEVPSYPETPWYPDTPSYPDTTSISSTTELTSPVEDYTDLTTIQATDDRSVWGMTQAQSGLAIAAIVIGIVALACSLAACIGCCCCKKRSQAVLMQMKAPNEC, via the exons ATGCCTTTGGACAAg GCTATGCCACTGAAGCATTATCTCCTTTTGCTGGTGGGCTGCCAAGCCTGGGGTGCAGGGTTGGCCTACCATGGCTGCCCTAGCGAGTGTACCTGCTCCAGGGCCTCCCAGGTGGAGTGCACCGGGGCACGCATTGTGGCAGTGCCCACCCCTCTGCCCTGGAACGCCATGAGCCTGCAGATCCTCAACACGCACATCACTGAACTCAATGAGTCCCCGTTCCTCAATATCTCAGCCCTCATCGCCCTGAGGATTGAGAAGAATGAGCTGTCGCGCATCATGCCTGGGGCCTTCCGAAACCTGGGCTCGCTGCGCTATCTCAGCCTCGCCAACAATAAGCTGCAGGTTCTGCCCATCGGCCTCTTCCAGGGCCTGGACAGCCTCGAGTCACTCCTTCTGTCCAGTAACCAGCTGGTGCAGATCCAGCCGGCCCACTTCTCCCAGTGCAGCAACCTCAAGGAGCTGCAGTTGCACGGCAACCACCTGGAATACATCCCCGATGGAGCCTTCGACCACCTGGTGGGGCTCACGAAGCTCAATCTGGGCAAGAATAGCCTCACCCACATCTCACCCAGGGTCTTCCAGCACCTGGGCAACCTCCAGGTCCTCCGGCTGTATGAGAACAGGCTCACGGATATCCCCATGGGCACTTTTGATGGGCTTGTCAACCTGCAGGAACTGGCTCTGCAGCAGAACCAGATTGGACTGCTCTCTCCTGGTCTCTTCCACAACAACCACAACCTCCAGAGACTCTACCTGTCCAACAACCACATCTCCCAGCTGCCACCCAGCATCTTCATGCAGCTGCCCCAGCTCAACCGTCTTACTCTCTTTGGGAATTCCCTGAAGGAGCTCTCTCCGGGGATCTTCGGGCCCATGCCCAACCTGCAGGAGCTTTGGCTCTATGACAACCACATCACTTCTCTACCCGACAATGTCTTCAGCAACCTCCGCCAGTTGCAGGTCCTGATTCTTAGCCGCAATCAGATCAGCTTCATCTCCCCGGGTGCCTTCAACGGGCTAACGGAGCTTCGGGAGCTGTCCCTCCACACCAACGCACTGCGGGACCTGGACGGGAACGTCTTCCGCATGTTGGCCAACCTGCAGAACATCTCCCTGCAGAACAACCGCCTCAGACAGCTCCCAGGGAATATCTTCGCCAACGTCAATGGCCTCATGACCATCCAGCTGCAGAACAACCAGCTGGAGAACTTGCCCCTCGGCATCTTCGATCACCTGGGGAAACTGTGTGAGCTGCGGCTGTATGACAATCCCTGGAGGTGTGACTCAGACATCCTTCCGCTCCGCAACTGGCTCCTGCTCAACCAGCCTAGGTTAGGAATGGACAGTGTACCTGTGTGTTTCAGCCCAGCCAATGTCCGAGGCCAGTCCCTCATCATCATCAATGTCAACGTTGCTGTTCCGAGTGTCCGTGTCCCCGAGGTGCCTAGTTACCCAGAAACACCATGGTACCCAGACACTCCCAGTTACCCTGACACCACATCCATCTCTTCTACCACTGAGCTAACCAGCCCTGTGGAAGACTACACTGATCTGACTACCATTCAGGCTACTGATGACCGCAGCGTTTGGGGCATGACCCAGGCCCAGAGTGGGCTGGCCATTGCCGCCATTGTAATTGGCATTGTCGCCCTGGCCTGCTCCCTGGCTGCCTGCATCGGATGTTGCTGCTGCAAGAAGAGGAGCCAAGCCGTCCTGATGCAGATGAAGGCACCCAATGAGTGTTAA
- the LRRC15 gene encoding leucine-rich repeat-containing protein 15 isoform X2 — MPLKHYLLLLVGCQAWGAGLAYHGCPSECTCSRASQVECTGARIVAVPTPLPWNAMSLQILNTHITELNESPFLNISALIALRIEKNELSRIMPGAFRNLGSLRYLSLANNKLQVLPIGLFQGLDSLESLLLSSNQLVQIQPAHFSQCSNLKELQLHGNHLEYIPDGAFDHLVGLTKLNLGKNSLTHISPRVFQHLGNLQVLRLYENRLTDIPMGTFDGLVNLQELALQQNQIGLLSPGLFHNNHNLQRLYLSNNHISQLPPSIFMQLPQLNRLTLFGNSLKELSPGIFGPMPNLQELWLYDNHITSLPDNVFSNLRQLQVLILSRNQISFISPGAFNGLTELRELSLHTNALRDLDGNVFRMLANLQNISLQNNRLRQLPGNIFANVNGLMTIQLQNNQLENLPLGIFDHLGKLCELRLYDNPWRCDSDILPLRNWLLLNQPRLGMDSVPVCFSPANVRGQSLIIINVNVAVPSVRVPEVPSYPETPWYPDTPSYPDTTSISSTTELTSPVEDYTDLTTIQATDDRSVWGMTQAQSGLAIAAIVIGIVALACSLAACIGCCCCKKRSQAVLMQMKAPNEC, encoded by the coding sequence ATGCCACTGAAGCATTATCTCCTTTTGCTGGTGGGCTGCCAAGCCTGGGGTGCAGGGTTGGCCTACCATGGCTGCCCTAGCGAGTGTACCTGCTCCAGGGCCTCCCAGGTGGAGTGCACCGGGGCACGCATTGTGGCAGTGCCCACCCCTCTGCCCTGGAACGCCATGAGCCTGCAGATCCTCAACACGCACATCACTGAACTCAATGAGTCCCCGTTCCTCAATATCTCAGCCCTCATCGCCCTGAGGATTGAGAAGAATGAGCTGTCGCGCATCATGCCTGGGGCCTTCCGAAACCTGGGCTCGCTGCGCTATCTCAGCCTCGCCAACAATAAGCTGCAGGTTCTGCCCATCGGCCTCTTCCAGGGCCTGGACAGCCTCGAGTCACTCCTTCTGTCCAGTAACCAGCTGGTGCAGATCCAGCCGGCCCACTTCTCCCAGTGCAGCAACCTCAAGGAGCTGCAGTTGCACGGCAACCACCTGGAATACATCCCCGATGGAGCCTTCGACCACCTGGTGGGGCTCACGAAGCTCAATCTGGGCAAGAATAGCCTCACCCACATCTCACCCAGGGTCTTCCAGCACCTGGGCAACCTCCAGGTCCTCCGGCTGTATGAGAACAGGCTCACGGATATCCCCATGGGCACTTTTGATGGGCTTGTCAACCTGCAGGAACTGGCTCTGCAGCAGAACCAGATTGGACTGCTCTCTCCTGGTCTCTTCCACAACAACCACAACCTCCAGAGACTCTACCTGTCCAACAACCACATCTCCCAGCTGCCACCCAGCATCTTCATGCAGCTGCCCCAGCTCAACCGTCTTACTCTCTTTGGGAATTCCCTGAAGGAGCTCTCTCCGGGGATCTTCGGGCCCATGCCCAACCTGCAGGAGCTTTGGCTCTATGACAACCACATCACTTCTCTACCCGACAATGTCTTCAGCAACCTCCGCCAGTTGCAGGTCCTGATTCTTAGCCGCAATCAGATCAGCTTCATCTCCCCGGGTGCCTTCAACGGGCTAACGGAGCTTCGGGAGCTGTCCCTCCACACCAACGCACTGCGGGACCTGGACGGGAACGTCTTCCGCATGTTGGCCAACCTGCAGAACATCTCCCTGCAGAACAACCGCCTCAGACAGCTCCCAGGGAATATCTTCGCCAACGTCAATGGCCTCATGACCATCCAGCTGCAGAACAACCAGCTGGAGAACTTGCCCCTCGGCATCTTCGATCACCTGGGGAAACTGTGTGAGCTGCGGCTGTATGACAATCCCTGGAGGTGTGACTCAGACATCCTTCCGCTCCGCAACTGGCTCCTGCTCAACCAGCCTAGGTTAGGAATGGACAGTGTACCTGTGTGTTTCAGCCCAGCCAATGTCCGAGGCCAGTCCCTCATCATCATCAATGTCAACGTTGCTGTTCCGAGTGTCCGTGTCCCCGAGGTGCCTAGTTACCCAGAAACACCATGGTACCCAGACACTCCCAGTTACCCTGACACCACATCCATCTCTTCTACCACTGAGCTAACCAGCCCTGTGGAAGACTACACTGATCTGACTACCATTCAGGCTACTGATGACCGCAGCGTTTGGGGCATGACCCAGGCCCAGAGTGGGCTGGCCATTGCCGCCATTGTAATTGGCATTGTCGCCCTGGCCTGCTCCCTGGCTGCCTGCATCGGATGTTGCTGCTGCAAGAAGAGGAGCCAAGCCGTCCTGATGCAGATGAAGGCACCCAATGAGTGTTAA